In a single window of the Heliangelus exortis chromosome 30, bHelExo1.hap1, whole genome shotgun sequence genome:
- the GKN1 gene encoding gastrokine-1 yields MKFTIVATVLLGLWLVPALAQYFQDQEGIPQVIDPVQSQTITKQVTVNGGLQVLVINRQWRVATIKQQNSFRSWKTIWNYGSGFIATKVQTVCYVSVMNRAEMPSFNSLPQLADSNRNLLFPGQPTKQITFQVQGPVQNLQAYGQNVVSMCNGLPTYVATETYGLQNTYSQSCTRLDVLGVVELQYCRTDTNTNIDANIPVKGSVSSLP; encoded by the exons ATGAAATTCACT atcgTGGCTACCGTCCTCCTTGGACTCTGGCTGGTTCCAGCCCTTGCTCAATAT TTTCAGGACCAGGAGGGAATCCCTCAGGTCATAGACCCGGTGCAATCCCAAACTATCACCAAGCAAGTCACTGTCAATGGAGGCTTACAAGTTCTGGTCATCAACAGGCAGTGGCGTGTGGCCACCATCAAGCAGCAGAACAGCTTCAGGTCATGGAAAACCATCTGGAACTATGGATCT gGCTTCATTGCAACTAAAGTGCAGACAGTTTGCTACGTTTCTGTCATGAACAGAGCAGAGATGCCCAGCTTTAATTCACTTCCTCAGCTGGCTGATTCCAACAGG AACCTGCTCTTCCCAGGACAACCTACCAAGCAGATCACATTCCAGGTCCAGGGACCTGTCCAAAACCTCCAGGCTTATGGACAAAACGTCGTTTCCATGTGCAATGGACTCCCCACCTACGTGGCCACTGAAACTTACG gacTCCAAAACACTTACAGTCAATCATGCACTAGACTTGATGTCCTGGGAGTTGTGGAGCTCCAGTATTGTCGTACCGATACCAACACCAATATTGATGCCAACATCCCTGTCAAGGGCTCAGTATCTTCCCTTCCCTGA
- the LOC139788758 gene encoding gastrokine-1-like: MKFTIVATVLLGLWLVPALAQYFQDQEGIPQVIDPVQSQTITKQVTVNGGLQVLVINRQWRVATIKQQNSFRSWKTIWNYGSGFIATKVQTVCYVSVMNRAEMPSFNSLPQLADSNRNLLFPGQPTKQITFQVQGPVQNLQAYGQNVVSMCNGLPTYVATETYGLQNTYSQSCTRLDVLGVVELQYCRTDTNTNIDANIPVKGSVSSLP; this comes from the exons ATGAAATTCACT atcgTGGCTACCGTCCTCCTTGGACTCTGGCTGGTTCCAGCCCTTGCTCAATAT TTTCAGGACCAGGAGGGAATCCCTCAGGTCATAGACCCGGTGCAATCCCAAACTATCACCAAGCAAGTCACTGTCAATGGAGGCTTACAAGTTCTGGTCATCAACAGGCAGTGGCGTGTGGCCACCATCAAGCAGCAGAACAGCTTCAGGTCATGGAAAACCATCTGGAACTATGGATCT gGCTTCATTGCAACCAAAGTGCAGACAGTTTGCTACGTTTCTGTCATGAACAGAGCAGAGATGCCCAGCTTTAATTCACTTCCTCAGCTGGCTGATTCCAACAGG AACCTGCTCTTCCCAGGACAACCTACCAAGCAGATCACATTCCAGGTCCAGGGACCTGTCCAAAACCTCCAGGCTTATGGACAAAACGTCGTTTCCATGTGCAATGGACTCCCCACCTACGTGGCCACTGAAACTTACG gacTCCAAAACACTTACAGTCAATCATGCACTAGACTTGATGTCCTGGGAGTTGTGGAGCTCCAGTATTGTCGTACCGATACCAACACCAATATTGATGCCAACATCCCTGTCAAGGGCTCAGTATCTTCCCTTCCCTGA